A window of Corvus moneduloides isolate bCorMon1 chromosome 30, bCorMon1.pri, whole genome shotgun sequence contains these coding sequences:
- the LOC116436718 gene encoding fibroin heavy chain-like isoform X31 — protein MRRYFSRYGEGSFSSSSAHCGTLGGGDRRFGGFGQGYGSRSLHNLGGFRNVYTGGGYGGEGVGYGRCLGFGGWRQPERGFGGRGYFVGAFQGGETGLGGTYRGVSGREVLGGGLGVGEQGAGQGLGQAGVLRGIEEVHVNTNLLRPIQLQVDPEFQRARSDEKEQIKALNNKFASFIEKVQCLERQNQALLAKWELLQQQSSGPEESRNINNFFQSYISNLQRQLETLQSQKEQLDPEAYNMLRLVEDYKNRFEEEINKRTSKEEEFVELKKELDSAYMGKMEFDVRVDILRQELEFLRCLYEAELSQLQTVVGNTDIIVSMDNHRELNMDGIIEEVRQEYEGMAQKSTAELDAMYQGRYQDLQNMWVNQREQLRNSHQEIQELTRQIQRLQPEIEIARKRNSSLQDSIKDAEHRGSSAIRDGQKKLQELENALQQAKDDLSHLVHDYQELLNVKLGLDIEIAMYRSLLEEEENRIQEGSLATICVIDHNSRAPGVFGGIKSVKGGMSSGGTSGSGVKGPISGGGKGGSSSGGSGSICGGGKGSGYRGGGSSGGGGSMSKGSSSSGGWGSSSGGGGSSYGGGKGSGYGGGGSSGGGGSICGGGSSSGSGGSMSKGSSISGGGGSSSGGGGSSYGGGKGSGYGGGGSSGGSGGSMSKGSSISGGGGSSSGGGGSSYGGGKGSGYGGGGSSGGSGGSMSKGSSISGGGGSSSGGGGSSYGGGKGSGYGGGGSSGGGGSICGGGSSSGSGGSMSKGSSISGGGGSSSGGGGSSYGGGKGSGYGGGGSSGGSGGSMSKGSSISGGGGSSSGGGGSSYGGGKGSGYGGGGSSGGGGSICGGGSSSGSGGSMSKGSSISGGSISGGGGSSGRRGSISGGGHSSGGYGSGSGRCSPHSGGISSGGWSSSGRRGSISGGGGEGGGGSSGHGGSSYGSGGSISGGEGGSGYGGSSGYGGGSGRRGSISGGGHSSGGWGSGSGSGGSSSGGGISSGYGGGESSGRRGSISGGGGSSGHGGSSYGSGGSISGGEGGSGYGGSSGYGGGSGRRGSISGGGGSSGSGGSSYGSGGSISGGEGGSSYGGSSGYGGGSGRRGSISGGEGGSGYGGSSGYGGGSGRRGSISGGGHSSGGWGSGSGSGGSSSGGGIGSGYGGSSGSGGSSSGGCIGGGEGGGGSSGRRGSISGGGHSSGGYGSGSGRCSPHSGGISSGGWSSSGRRGSISGGGGEGGGGSSGHGGSSYGSGGSISGGEGGSGYGGSSGYGGGSGRRGSISGGGHSSGGWGSGSGSGGSSSGGGISSGYGGGESSGRRGSISGGGGSLGSGGSSYGSGESICGGEGGSGYGVGGSSGRRGSISGGGGGGGGGGSGHGGSSYGSGGSISGGEGGSGYGGSSGYGGGSGRRGSISGGGGSSGHGGSSYGSGGCIGGGEGASGCGGGSGYGGGSGYGGGSGYGGNSGYGGGSGYGGNSGYGGGSGYGGGGSSISGGWGSSSAGTCSPGSRGEGGWDCSGGDSFYGGGTCGARTSSCRDGTEEGGSGGGCSSPRLGYWSAYGSGSGSSGDAAHN, from the exons ATGAGACGATATTTCTCCAGATATGGGGAAGGGAGTTTCAGTTCTTCTTCTGCTCACTGCGGGACCTTGGGAGGTGGAGACAGGAGATTTGGAGGGTTTGGGCAAGGGTatggcagcaggagcctccACAACCTTGGAGGGTTCAGGAATGTCTATACTGGTGGAGGCTACGGAGGAGAAGGAGTAGGATATGGGAGATGCCTTGGGTTTGGTGGCTGGAGACAACCTGAGAGGGGCTTTGGTGGAAGAGGATATTTCGTGGGAGCTTTTCAAGGTGGTGAAACAGGGCTTGGTGGCACCTACAGAGGAGTTTCAGGCAGGGAGGTGCTCGGAGGAGGTCTTGGAGTAGGGGAACAAGGGGCTGGACAGGGATTGGGACAGGCTGGAGTTCTCCGAGGCATTGAGGAGGTCCATGTCAACACCAACCTGCTGAGGCCAATACAGCTCCAGGTGGACCCTGAGTTCCAGCGAGCGCGCTCGGATGAGAAGGAGCAGATCAAAGCTCTCAACAACAAATTCGCATCATTCATCGAGAAG GTTCAATGTCTGGAGCGGCAGAATCAGGCACTCTTGGCCAAGTGGgaacttctgcagcagcaaagctctggccctgaggagagcaggaaCATCAACAACTTCTTCCAGTCCTACATCAGCAACCTGCAGCGGCAGCTTGAGACGCTCCAGAgccagaaggagcagctggatcCCGAAGCCTACAACATGCTCCGGCTTGTTGAGGATTATAAAAACAG aTTCGAGGAGGAGATCAACAAACGCACGTCCAAGGAGGAGGAGTTTGTGGAGCTTAAAAAG gaaCTGGATAGTGCATACATGGGAAAAATGGAGTTTGATGTCCGGGTGGATAtcctgaggcaggagctggagttCCTCCGGTGTTTATATGAAGCC gagctgtcccagctgcaaACAGTGGTTGGGAACACTGACATCATTGTGTCCATGGACAACCACAGGGAGTTGAACATGGATGGAATCATCGAGGAGGTCAGGCAGGAATATGAGGGGATGGCCCAGAAGAGCACAGCTGAACTGGATGCCATGTACCAGGGCAGG TACCAGGACCTGCAGAACATGTGGGTGAATCAACgagagcagctgaggaacagTCACCAGGAAATTCAGGAACTCACCAGGCAGATCCAAAGACTCCAACCAGAAATTGAAATTGCAAGGAAAAGG AATTCCAGCCTCCAAGACTCCATTAAAGATGCTGAGCACCGTGGGAGCTCGGCCATCAGGGATGGCCAGAAAaagctccaggagctggaaaacGCCCTCCAACAGGCCAAGGATGACCTTTCTCACCTTGTCCATGATTACCAGGAGCTCCTGAATGTAAAGCTGGGCCTGGACATCGAGATCGCCATGTATCGATCACTCcttgaggaggaggagaacag GATCCAGGAAGGATCACTGGCCACAATCT GTGTCATTGACCACAATTCCAGAGCTCCTGGAGTCTTTGGAGGCATAAAAAGTGTGAAGGGGGGAATGAGCTCTGGTGGTACCAGCGGGAGCGGAGTGAAAGGGCCGATCtctggagggggaaaaggtgGATCCAGCTCTGGTGGGAGTGGGTCCATCTGTGGAGGGGGAAAAGGTTCAGGatacagaggaggaggaagctcaGGTGGTGGAGGTTCCATGTCCAAGGGTAGCAGCAGTTCGGGAGGGTGGGGGTCCAGCTCTGGTGGAGGTGGTTCAAGTTATGGAGGTGGAAAAGGTTCAGGatatggaggaggaggaagctctGGAGGAGGTGGGTCCATCTGTGGAGGAGGATCCAGCTCTGGCAGTGGAGGCTCCATGTCCAagggcagcagcatctctggagGTGGAGGATCCAGCTCTGGAGGAGGTGGTTCAAGTtatggaggaggaaaaggttCAGGatatggaggaggaggaagctctGGAGGCAGTGGAG GCTCCATGTCCAagggcagcagcatctctggagGTGGAGGATCCAGCTCTGGAGGAGGTGGGTCAAGTTATGGAGGTGGAAAAGGTTCAGGatatggaggaggaggaagctctGGAGGCAGTGGAGGCTCCATGTCCAagggcagcagcatctctggagGTGGAGGATCCAGCTCTGGAGGAGGTGGGTCAAGTTATGGAGGTGGAAAAGGTTCAGGatatggaggaggaggaagctctGGAGGAGGTGGGTCCATCTGTGGAGGAGGATCCAGCTCTGGCAGTGGAGGCTCCATGTCCAagggcagcagcatctctggagGTGGAGGATCCAGCTCTGGTGGAGGTGGGTCAAGTTATGGAGGTGGAAAAGGTTCAGGatatggaggaggaggaagctctGGAGGCAGTGGAGGCTCCATGTCCAagggcagcagcatctctggagGTGGAGGATCCAGCTCTGGAGGAGGTGGGTCAAGTTATGGAGGTGGAAAAGGTTCAGGatatggaggaggaggaagctctGGAGGAGGTGGGTCCATCTGTGGAGGAGGATCCAGCTCTGGCAGTGGAGGTTCCATGTCCAagggcagcagcatctctggag GATCCATCTCTGGag gtggagGAAGCTCAGGCAGGAGAGGCTCCATCTCTGGAGGCGGTCACAGCTCTGGTGGTTATGGCTCTGGCAGTGGCAGGTGCAGCCCCCACAGTGGCGGGATCAGCTCTGGAGGTTGGAGCAGCTCTGGTAGGAGAGGTTCCATCTCtggaggtggaggagaaggagggggaggaagctCAGGTCATGGAGGATCCAGTTATGGCAGTGGCGGGTCCATcagtggaggagaaggaggttcCGGCTATGGAGGGAGCTCAGGATATGGAGGTGGCTCTGGCAGGAGAGGGTCCATCTCTGGTGGTGGTCACAGCTCTGGAGGGTGGGGATCAGGCTCTGGCAGTGGTGGAAGCAGTTCTGGAGGAGGAATCAGCTCCGGCtatggaggaggagaaagctCTGGGAGGAGAGGGTCCAtctctggaggaggaggaagctcaGGTCATGGAGGATCCAGTTATGGCAGTGGTGGGTCCATcagtggaggagaaggaggttcCGGCTATGGAGGGAGCTCAGGATACGGAGGTGGCTCTGGTAGGAGAGGGTCCATCTCTGGTGGTGGAGGAAGCTCGGGCAGTGGTG GATCCAGTTATGGCAGTGGTGGGTCCATcagtggaggagaaggaggttcCAGCTATGGAGGGAGCTCAGGATATGGAGGTGGCTCTGGCAGGAGAGG GTCCATcagtggaggagaaggaggttcCGGCTATGGAGGGAGCTCAGGATATGGAGGTGGCTCTGGCAGGAGAGGGTCCATCTCTGGAGGTGGTCACAGCTCTGGAGGGTGGGGATCAGGCTCTGGCAGTGGCGGGAGCAGTTCTGGAGGAGGAATCGGCTCCGGCTATGGAGGAAGCTCAGGCAGTGGAGGATCAAGCTCTGGTGGGTGCAttggtggaggagaaggaggtggagGAAGCTCAGGCAGGAGAGGCTCCATCTCTGGAGGCGGTCACAGCTCTGGTGGTTATGGCTCTGGCAGTGGCAGGTGCAGCCCCCACAGTGGCGGGATCAGCTCTGGAGGTTGGAGCAGCTCTGGTAGGAGAGGTTCCATCTCtggaggtggaggagaaggagggggaggaagctCAGGTCATGGAGGATCCAGTTATGGCAGTGGTGGGTCCATcagtggaggagaaggaggttcAGGCTATGGAGGGAGCTCAGGATATGGAGGTGGCTCTGGCAGGAGAGGGTCCATCTCTGGTGGTGGTCACAGCTCTGGAGGGTGGGGATCAGGCTCTGGCAGTGGTGGAAGCAGTTCTGGAGGAGGAATCAGCTCCGGCtatggaggaggagaaagctCTGGGAGGAGAGGGTCCATCTCTGGTGGTGGAGGAAGCTTGGGCAGTGGTGGATCTAGTTATGGCAGTGGTGAATCCATctgtggaggagaaggaggctCTGGGTATGGAGTAGGAGGAAGCTCTGGGAGGAGAGGATCCATCTCTGGaggtggtggaggaggaggagggggaggctcAGGTCATGGAGGATCCAGTTATGGCAGCGGCGGGTCCATcagtggaggagaaggaggttcCGGCTATGGAGGGAGCTCAGGATATGGAGGTGGCTCTGGTAGGAGAGGGTCCATCTCTGGAGGTGGAGGAAGCTCAGGCCATGGAGGATCCAGTTATGGCAGTGGTGGATGCATTGGGGGGGGAGAAGGGGCCTCAGGGTGTGGAGGAGGGTCAGGATATGGAGGAGGCTCTGGATATGGGGGAGGCTCAGGGTACGGAGGAAACTCTGGATATGGGGGAGGCTCAGGGTATGGAGGAAACTCTGGATATGGGGGAGGTTCAGGCtatggaggaggaggaagctccATCTCTGGAGGCTGGGGATCGAGCTCTGctggcacctgcagccctggcagtcGGGGGGAAGGAGGTTGGGATTGCTCCGGAGGGGACAGTTTTTATGGAGGAGGGACCTGTGGAGCCAGGACATCCAGCTGCAGAGATGGGACTGAGGAAGGCGGGTCAGGAGGAGGGTGCTCTTCTCCAAGACTGGGTTACTGGTCTGCCTATGGAAGTGGCTCAGGTTCCTCTGGAGATGCTGCCCACAATTAA
- the LOC116436718 gene encoding uncharacterized PE-PGRS family protein PE_PGRS54-like isoform X2, giving the protein MRRYFSRYGEGSFSSSSAHCGTLGGGDRRFGGFGQGYGSRSLHNLGGFRNVYTGGGYGGEGVGYGRCLGFGGWRQPERGFGGRGYFVGAFQGGETGLGGTYRGVSGREVLGGGLGVGEQGAGQGLGQAGVLRGIEEVHVNTNLLRPIQLQVDPEFQRARSDEKEQIKALNNKFASFIEKVQCLERQNQALLAKWELLQQQSSGPEESRNINNFFQSYISNLQRQLETLQSQKEQLDPEAYNMLRLVEDYKNRFEEEINKRTSKEEEFVELKKELDSAYMGKMEFDVRVDILRQELEFLRCLYEAELSQLQTVVGNTDIIVSMDNHRELNMDGIIEEVRQEYEGMAQKSTAELDAMYQGRYQDLQNMWVNQREQLRNSHQEIQELTRQIQRLQPEIEIARKRNSSLQDSIKDAEHRGSSAIRDGQKKLQELENALQQAKDDLSHLVHDYQELLNVKLGLDIEIAMYRSLLEEEENRIQEGSLATICVIDHNSRAPGVFGGIKSVKGGMSSGGTSGSGVKGPISGGGKGGSSSGGSGSICGGGKGSGYRGGGSSGGGGSMSKGSSSSGGWGSSSGGGGSSYGGGKGSGYGGGGSSGGGGSICGGGSSSGSGGSMSKGSSISGGGGSSSGGGGSSYGGGKGSGYGGGGSSGGSGGSMSKGSSISGGGGSSSGGGGSSYGGGKGSGYGGGGSSGGSGGSMSKGSSISGGGGSSSGGGGSSYGGGKGSGYGGGGSSGGGGSICGGGSSSGSGGSMSKGSSISGGGGSSSGGGGSSYGGGKGSGYGGGGSSGGSGGSMSKGSSISGGGGSSSGGGGSSYGGGKGSGYGGGGSSGGGGSICGGGSSSGSGGSMSKGSSISGGGGMSSGSGGSSYGGGKGSGYGGGGSSGSGGSICGGGSSSGSGGSMSKGSSISGGGGMSSGSGGSSYGGGKGSGYGGGSSGSGGSMSGGGQSSGGYGSSSGSGRCSPHSGGMSSGGGSSCGRRGSISGGGGQGSSGSGGSMSGGGQSSGGYGSSSGSGRCSPHSGGMSSGGGSSCGRRGSISGGGGQGSSGSGGSMSGGGQSSGGYGSSSGSGRCSPHSGGMSSGGGSSCGRRGSISGGGGQGSSGSGGSMSGGGQSSGGYGSSSGSGRCSPHSGGMSSGGGSSCGRRGSISGGGGQGSSGSGGSMSGGGQISGGYGSSSGSGRCSPHSGGMSSGGGSSCGRRGSISGGGGQGSSGSGGSMSGGGQSSGGYGSSSGSGRCSPHSGGMSSGGGSSCGRRGSISGGGGGGGGGGSGHGGSSYGSGGSISGGEGGSGYGGSSYGSGGSISGGEGGSGYGGSSGYGGGSGRRGSISGGGHSSGGWGSGSGSGGSSSGGGIGSGYGGRESSGRRGSISGGGGSSGHGGSSYGSGGSISGGEGGSSYGGSSGYGGGSGRRGSISGGEGGSGYGGSSGYGGGSGRRGSISGGGHSSGGWGSGSGSGGSSSGGGIGSGYGGSSGSGGSSSGGCIGGGEGGGGSSGRRGSISGGGHSSGGYGSGSGRCSPHSGGISSGGWSSSGRRGSISGGGGEGGGGSSGHGGSSYGSGGSISGGEGGSGYGGSSGYGGGSGRRGSISGGGHSSGGWGSGSGSGGSSSGGGISSGYGGGESSGRRGSISGGGGSLGSGGSSYGSGESICGGEGGSGYGVGGSSGRRGSISGGGGGGGGGGSGHGGSSYGSGGSISGGEGGSGYGGSSGYGGGSGRRGSISGGGGSSGHGGSSYGSGGCIGGGEGASGCGGGSGYGGGSGYGGGSGYGGNSGYGGGSGYGGNSGYGGGSGYGGGGSSISGGWGSSSAGTCSPGSRGEGGWDCSGGDSFYGGGTCGARTSSCRDGTEEGGSGGGCSSPRLGYWSAYGSGSGSSGDAAHN; this is encoded by the exons ATGAGACGATATTTCTCCAGATATGGGGAAGGGAGTTTCAGTTCTTCTTCTGCTCACTGCGGGACCTTGGGAGGTGGAGACAGGAGATTTGGAGGGTTTGGGCAAGGGTatggcagcaggagcctccACAACCTTGGAGGGTTCAGGAATGTCTATACTGGTGGAGGCTACGGAGGAGAAGGAGTAGGATATGGGAGATGCCTTGGGTTTGGTGGCTGGAGACAACCTGAGAGGGGCTTTGGTGGAAGAGGATATTTCGTGGGAGCTTTTCAAGGTGGTGAAACAGGGCTTGGTGGCACCTACAGAGGAGTTTCAGGCAGGGAGGTGCTCGGAGGAGGTCTTGGAGTAGGGGAACAAGGGGCTGGACAGGGATTGGGACAGGCTGGAGTTCTCCGAGGCATTGAGGAGGTCCATGTCAACACCAACCTGCTGAGGCCAATACAGCTCCAGGTGGACCCTGAGTTCCAGCGAGCGCGCTCGGATGAGAAGGAGCAGATCAAAGCTCTCAACAACAAATTCGCATCATTCATCGAGAAG GTTCAATGTCTGGAGCGGCAGAATCAGGCACTCTTGGCCAAGTGGgaacttctgcagcagcaaagctctggccctgaggagagcaggaaCATCAACAACTTCTTCCAGTCCTACATCAGCAACCTGCAGCGGCAGCTTGAGACGCTCCAGAgccagaaggagcagctggatcCCGAAGCCTACAACATGCTCCGGCTTGTTGAGGATTATAAAAACAG aTTCGAGGAGGAGATCAACAAACGCACGTCCAAGGAGGAGGAGTTTGTGGAGCTTAAAAAG gaaCTGGATAGTGCATACATGGGAAAAATGGAGTTTGATGTCCGGGTGGATAtcctgaggcaggagctggagttCCTCCGGTGTTTATATGAAGCC gagctgtcccagctgcaaACAGTGGTTGGGAACACTGACATCATTGTGTCCATGGACAACCACAGGGAGTTGAACATGGATGGAATCATCGAGGAGGTCAGGCAGGAATATGAGGGGATGGCCCAGAAGAGCACAGCTGAACTGGATGCCATGTACCAGGGCAGG TACCAGGACCTGCAGAACATGTGGGTGAATCAACgagagcagctgaggaacagTCACCAGGAAATTCAGGAACTCACCAGGCAGATCCAAAGACTCCAACCAGAAATTGAAATTGCAAGGAAAAGG AATTCCAGCCTCCAAGACTCCATTAAAGATGCTGAGCACCGTGGGAGCTCGGCCATCAGGGATGGCCAGAAAaagctccaggagctggaaaacGCCCTCCAACAGGCCAAGGATGACCTTTCTCACCTTGTCCATGATTACCAGGAGCTCCTGAATGTAAAGCTGGGCCTGGACATCGAGATCGCCATGTATCGATCACTCcttgaggaggaggagaacag GATCCAGGAAGGATCACTGGCCACAATCT GTGTCATTGACCACAATTCCAGAGCTCCTGGAGTCTTTGGAGGCATAAAAAGTGTGAAGGGGGGAATGAGCTCTGGTGGTACCAGCGGGAGCGGAGTGAAAGGGCCGATCtctggagggggaaaaggtgGATCCAGCTCTGGTGGGAGTGGGTCCATCTGTGGAGGGGGAAAAGGTTCAGGatacagaggaggaggaagctcaGGTGGTGGAGGTTCCATGTCCAAGGGTAGCAGCAGTTCGGGAGGGTGGGGGTCCAGCTCTGGTGGAGGTGGTTCAAGTTATGGAGGTGGAAAAGGTTCAGGatatggaggaggaggaagctctGGAGGAGGTGGGTCCATCTGTGGAGGAGGATCCAGCTCTGGCAGTGGAGGCTCCATGTCCAagggcagcagcatctctggagGTGGAGGATCCAGCTCTGGAGGAGGTGGTTCAAGTtatggaggaggaaaaggttCAGGatatggaggaggaggaagctctGGAGGCAGTGGAG GCTCCATGTCCAagggcagcagcatctctggagGTGGAGGATCCAGCTCTGGAGGAGGTGGGTCAAGTTATGGAGGTGGAAAAGGTTCAGGatatggaggaggaggaagctctGGAGGCAGTGGAGGCTCCATGTCCAagggcagcagcatctctggagGTGGAGGATCCAGCTCTGGAGGAGGTGGGTCAAGTTATGGAGGTGGAAAAGGTTCAGGatatggaggaggaggaagctctGGAGGAGGTGGGTCCATCTGTGGAGGAGGATCCAGCTCTGGCAGTGGAGGCTCCATGTCCAagggcagcagcatctctggagGTGGAGGATCCAGCTCTGGTGGAGGTGGGTCAAGTTATGGAGGTGGAAAAGGTTCAGGatatggaggaggaggaagctctGGAGGCAGTGGAGGCTCCATGTCCAagggcagcagcatctctggagGTGGAGGATCCAGCTCTGGAGGAGGTGGGTCAAGTTATGGAGGTGGAAAAGGTTCAGGatatggaggaggaggaagctctGGAGGAGGTGGGTCCATCTGTGGAGGAGGATCCAGCTCTGGCAGTGGAGGTTCCATGTCCAagggcagcagcatctctggagGTGGAGGGATGAGCTCTGGTAGTGGTGGGTCAAGTTATGGAGGAGGGAAAGGTTCAGGatatggaggaggaggaagctctGGCAGTGGAGGCTCCATCTGTGGAGGAGGATCCAGCTCTGGCAGTGGAGGTTCCATGTCCAagggcagcagcatctctggagGTGGAGGGATGAGCTCTGGTAGTGGTGGGTCAAGTTATGGAGGAGGGAAAGGTTCAGGATATGGAGGAGGAAGTTCAG GCAGTGGTGGCTCCATGTCTGGAGGTGGCCAGAGCTCCGGTGGTTATGGATCGAGCTCTGGGAGCGGCAGGTGCAGCCCCCACAGTGGTGGGATGAGCTctggaggtgggagcagctgtggcaggagaggctccatctctggaggtggAGGACAGGGAAGCTCAG GCAGTGGTGGCTCCATGTCTGGAGGTGGCCAGAGCTCCGGTGGTTATGGATCGAGCTCTGGGAGCGGCAGGTGCAGCCCCCACAGTGGTGGGATGAGCTctggaggtgggagcagctgtggcaggagaggctccatctctggaggtggAGGACAGGGAAGCTCAGGCAGTGGTGGCTCCATGTCTGGAGGTGGCCAGAGCTCCGGTGGTTATGGATCGAGCTCTGGGAGCGGCAGGTGCAGCCCCCACAGTGGTGGGATGAGCTctggaggtgggagcagctgtggcaggagaggctccatctctggaggtggAGGACAGGGAAGCTCAG GCAGTGGTGGCTCCATGTCTGGAGGTGGCCAG AGCTCCGGTGGTTATGGATCGAGCTCTGGGAGCGGCAGGTGCAGCCCCCACAGTGGTGGGATGAGCTctggaggtgggagcagctgtggcaggagaggctccatctctggaggtggAGGACAGGGAAGCTCAGGCAGTGGTGGCTCCATGTCTGGAGGTGGCCAGATCTCCGGTGGTTATGGATCGAGCTCTGGGAGCGGCAGGTGCAGTCCCCACAGTGGTGGGATGAGCTctggaggtgggagcagctgtggcaggagaggctccatctctggaggtggAGGACAGGGAAGCTCAGGCAGTGGTGGCTCCATGTCTGGAGGTGGCCAGAGCTCCGGTGGTTATGGATCGAGCTCTGGGAGCGGCAGGTGCAGCCCCCACAGTGGTGGGATGAGCTctggaggtgggagcagctgtggcaggagagggtccatctctggaggtggtggaggaggaggagggggaggctcAGGTCATGGAGGATCCAGTTATGGCAGTGGTGGGTCCATcagtggaggagaaggag gctcAGGTTATGGAGGATCCAGTTATGGCAGTGGTGGGTCCATcagtggaggagaaggaggttcCGGCTATGGAGGGAGCTCAGGATATGGAGGTGGCTCTGGCAGGAGAGGGTCCATCTCTGGAGGTGGTCACAGCTCTGGAGGGTGGGGATCAGGCTCTGGCAGTGGCGGGAGCAGTTCTGGAGGAGGAATCGGCTCCGGCTATGGAGGAA gagaaagctCTGGGAGGAGAGGGTCCAtctctggaggaggaggaagctcaG GTCATGGAGGATCCAGTTATGGCAGTGGTGGGTCCATcagtggaggagaaggaggttcCAGCTATGGAGGGAGCTCAGGATATGGAGGTGGCTCTGGCAGGAGAGG GTCCATcagtggaggagaaggaggttcCGGCTATGGAGGGAGCTCAGGATATGGAGGTGGCTCTGGCAGGAGAGGGTCCATCTCTGGAGGTGGTCACAGCTCTGGAGGGTGGGGATCAGGCTCTGGCAGTGGCGGGAGCAGTTCTGGAGGAGGAATCGGCTCCGGCTATGGAGGAAGCTCAGGCAGTGGAGGATCAAGCTCTGGTGGGTGCAttggtggaggagaaggaggtggagGAAGCTCAGGCAGGAGAGGCTCCATCTCTGGAGGCGGTCACAGCTCTGGTGGTTATGGCTCTGGCAGTGGCAGGTGCAGCCCCCACAGTGGCGGGATCAGCTCTGGAGGTTGGAGCAGCTCTGGTAGGAGAGGTTCCATCTCtggaggtggaggagaaggagggggaggaagctCAGGTCATGGAGGATCCAGTTATGGCAGTGGTGGGTCCATcagtggaggagaaggaggttcAGGCTATGGAGGGAGCTCAGGATATGGAGGTGGCTCTGGCAGGAGAGGGTCCATCTCTGGTGGTGGTCACAGCTCTGGAGGGTGGGGATCAGGCTCTGGCAGTGGTGGAAGCAGTTCTGGAGGAGGAATCAGCTCCGGCtatggaggaggagaaagctCTGGGAGGAGAGGGTCCATCTCTGGTGGTGGAGGAAGCTTGGGCAGTGGTGGATCTAGTTATGGCAGTGGTGAATCCATctgtggaggagaaggaggctCTGGGTATGGAGTAGGAGGAAGCTCTGGGAGGAGAGGATCCATCTCTGGaggtggtggaggaggaggagggggaggctcAGGTCATGGAGGATCCAGTTATGGCAGCGGCGGGTCCATcagtggaggagaaggaggttcCGGCTATGGAGGGAGCTCAGGATATGGAGGTGGCTCTGGTAGGAGAGGGTCCATCTCTGGAGGTGGAGGAAGCTCAGGCCATGGAGGATCCAGTTATGGCAGTGGTGGATGCATTGGGGGGGGAGAAGGGGCCTCAGGGTGTGGAGGAGGGTCAGGATATGGAGGAGGCTCTGGATATGGGGGAGGCTCAGGGTACGGAGGAAACTCTGGATATGGGGGAGGCTCAGGGTATGGAGGAAACTCTGGATATGGGGGAGGTTCAGGCtatggaggaggaggaagctccATCTCTGGAGGCTGGGGATCGAGCTCTGctggcacctgcagccctggcagtcGGGGGGAAGGAGGTTGGGATTGCTCCGGAGGGGACAGTTTTTATGGAGGAGGGACCTGTGGAGCCAGGACATCCAGCTGCAGAGATGGGACTGAGGAAGGCGGGTCAGGAGGAGGGTGCTCTTCTCCAAGACTGGGTTACTGGTCTGCCTATGGAAGTGGCTCAGGTTCCTCTGGAGATGCTGCCCACAATTAA